Part of the Pedobacter roseus genome is shown below.
AAAACGCCAACGTTTTACCTGAACCCGTTGGCGCAATCAATATCACATCTTTACCGGTTTTAGCTGCATGTAAAGAAGCTTCCTGCATCTCGTTAAGTGCAGAAATATTTAATTTTTTTAAGGCATTTTCTATCATTCCGCCATAAAGGTAATCATTTCTCTTTAGGGCAAAAACGGTACCCTAAGTTAAGGTTTAAAAAACCTGTTCTGAGTTTACGAAGGGTCGAAAAATTTAATCTTTTATCTAACAACATCAGCATATTGCCACGTTTAGACATTGATGACTGCACTTTTTCATTAACGGCATCAACAGATGATAAAATCCTGTCAGCCAGTTCATCCGCAAATTTATTGGCCCTGCTATTTTGTAATAATTGAAGTTCTTGAATTAGTTCTGCTCTCATAATTAAGAATTTTTAATGAATGTACTCATATTTAACGACCCTATAAATGATTTGTTTCAATAATTTAAAGGTTGATCTGAATTATTATCACTAACTTGTTGATAACTAACTTTTTGTTAGCAAATAAACAATCTGCACTTAACATATATTTAATTTATAGCGCTTATTTTTATAAAAACCTGATTACCATTTGTCCCAAAGGGGATTCCTTTGGAATTAACCTCAAAAAACATAATGTATGACGTGGAAAAAATTTAGTGGCGAAGTTATTCAGTCTTCAATCCTTGAAGAAGTAGAAAAAGCAATTATCAGAGAAACCGAAAATGGTTTTAAACTCAAAGTTTGCATCGGAACCGACTCCCAGGTAAAAGGTGCAACAACTGATTTTGCAACCGTAATTGTATTGTTAAGAGAACATCATGGCGGTTTTATGTATATCCACCAGGAAAAAAGCACACAACAGGTAAGCATTAAAGAAAGAATGCTGATGGAAGTGCAGAAATCAATTGAAACAGCTTATTCTATCTGCGATTTGCTTGATATTTATGATGTAGCATTAGAAGTACATGCCGATATCAACACCAGCCCGTCCTTTAAATCAAACAAAGCGCTAAATGATGCCATGGGTTATATTTTAAGTATGGGTTTTATTTTTAAGGCCAAACCAGAAGCATTTGCCAGTTCAACCTGTGCGGATAAGATGGTACATTAGGATGGAGGATGGGGATTAGTCCGAAAGTCAGGGGGACCGAAGCCTAGCCTTTATTCCCAATATTATTAAGCTAAACATCAGTTGTTGTCAGTCTGAGCTTGTTGAAGACCTTTTATAGTCGAAAATAAAGATAACCTGTCCTTTGACAAACCACTATTGACAGCGCCCATTAATGCTATCGTCATTGCTGGTACGAAGCAATCTTCCCTGCTAACGCTCCATGTTAGAAAGATTGCTTCTTCAGCTGAAAAACCCTTTCTCGCAATTGACGACCTTTTGCAGACTAGCATTTGCCCAAAAAATCTGTCATTGGTACTGATTTCTATAAAATAAATTATCCCTCAGGATGACATTTTTTTTGTTTTTCTCTTTAATTGATTCTTCCCTGCACGGGAGTGACGAATTTATAGCGCCCCACACTGCAATCTTTGCGTTTCCCTTTGCAAACTTTGCGGTTAAACCCAACAAAACCGCATCTTTGTTGTTGTAGTTTAAAACAAGCATTTGAAAACTTACAGATTAGAATTTACGCAGAAACTCCCAATCGATTTAGATACTGCATGGGACTTTTTCTCTTCGCCTTTAAACCTGGCAGAAATTACCCCTAAAGACATGACTTTTGATGTTACCTCGCCAAATATGGCCAACACCAAAATGTATCCTGGTTTAATTATTACTTACAAGGTTTCTCCCCTTTTTGGAATTAAGTTAAGTTGGGTAACCGAAATTACACATGTTAAGGATAAAGAATATTTTATAGACGAGCAGCGTTTCGGTCCATTTGCTTTCTGGCACCATCAACATCATTTCGAAAAAATAGATGGAGGAGTTTTAATGCACGATACCTTACACTATAGCATAGGCTGGGGACCGATTGGCGGTATCGCAAATGCGGTAATCGTGAATAACAAAATCAATGAAATTTTTAAGTTTCGTTATCAAAAAGTTGAAGAACTTTTCGGTAAATTTTAACCTAAAGCGCTTACCATTTTTTGGTAGAAATGGTTTCAGTTTTCTTTTTGGCTTTCTCTACCCTATTGGTTGCTACATACTTTTTAAAGTCATCTGCAAATTTATCTATTTTATTATAGGCGCTGTTTACAACATCCTTCCATGCACCGGCATTAAGCTTACCCGGGTTCCGCTCTAATGGCGTACCTATTTTAGTTGTGGCAACAAAATTTCCATAACGATCGCGCTGGTATGGGATATACAGCAGATCTGTTAACCAGAACCTGTATTTTCCATTACGGGCCTCAAATACAAAACTATAGCTGATTTCTCCGCTTGGGTGCCCGGCCACTAAAATGGTTTTATCAATTACCATAGTTCCTTTGGCCAAAATAGAAGTATCGGTAATGCTCTCAGCCTTCATCGATTTTTTGTAAGCCACATTTACAAAAGATTTAGCCCTTTGCAACAAAGTATCTTTACTCAACAATTGAGAATCAACCACTTTATAGTAGATAAATTTACCGTTATCATCTTTAGAAAACTGTTTTTGCTGGGCAGAAATATCAATTGAAAAAGCGACTAAAAAAATTAGAATAATGTATTTCATCAGAATGGATTAATGTAAGAACCGAATATTTAAAGGTACTAAAAAGCCGTCCCGATTGTATACCGGAACGGCTTAATATTTGAAAATTTATTCCTTAAAAAGCGTAAACTGCTGCTAAAGAAAACTGACCAGCGTTTGGCGCAATTGCACCACTTTTATTAAAGAAAGGTTTATCGCTATTGTGGTCTAATCTTACTTCAGGGATAAAAGTTAAACCTCCCGATTTAACATTGGCTGTAAGCGTTACGGCTGTAGTAGAAGTAGCAGCGGTAGTACCATAAGCTTTTGCTTTAAAATACTCACCCCTTAAACCTATTGTAACAGCATCAGCCACTGCATACTGAGGATATAACGCAGCACCTGCATAACTTCCCTGTACCGAACTATCTTTGATATCATAATTGGCTGCATTTAAACCCAATTTAAATTTCTCTGTAATCTGATACGATGTAGTTAAATCGATAATGGTTCCGTAACCGCCATAACCCGCACCCGATAAGGCATTGATATAAGCTGTCCAGCCCTCTACAGGCGCAACCATTAACTGACCACCAATTGCCGAAACACCGCGTGTTGCACTGTAAAGGTTCCAATCGTTAAATAAACCAGCCATTAAACTTACTTTATCGCTGAATTTGTAGGTTGCTTTAATACCCGCATTCTGGAATGGACCATTTGTAAATAAGTACGAAGTAGAATAATTGAAGTTACCAACCGGCGAAATTACCTCGTAACCAATAAATGTACCCATGTAACCAGCCGTCATCGAAAATTTATCGGTAAAATCGTAGTTAACATATAAATTCTGGATATTGAATGACGAATTGTTAGCCGCAGCATCAGGAATTGACTGCGTTTGCCCCCTCGGACCAAAAGACAACTCCCCTACGAATGAGGCTTTACCTGTTTTTTTCTTCAAAGCAATATCAATCATACCCAATGAAACCGAATTATGGTCGGTTACAAAAGATGTTTTTGCATTTAATGGATTCTTGGCAAAATCATATTTAAAATACGTATCAACCGACCCTGAAATTTCAAGTGGTGATGTGGTGGTCTCTTGCGCCAGGGCGCAGCTTGCGCTGGCCATTGCGAAAATAGCAGTTAAAAGTTTCTTCATGTTTGAGCTTGATTTGAGTTTAGATATTATAAAATCCTTAAGATATTGGTTCTGTTAAGGGACTGTTTCTTTCGATATAGATCGCTCTTTCTTCTACCAATAAGGTACCTTGCGAGTATTTCTCATCGTGTTGAGAAGCATCTAATCCTAATTCTTCTTCTTCTTCAGAAACCCTGATCGGATTGATAAGATTTACGAATTTGAAAATAACGAATGACACTACAAAGCTGAAGATGATTACGATTAAAGCACCTTTTAACTGCGTGATAAAGAAAGCCGGATTACCATAAAATAATCCATCAGCACCAGCCGCATTTACTGTTTTAGTTGCGAAAACACCAGTTAACAACATACCAACAATACCACCTACACCGTGACAAGGGAAAACATCTAAAGTATCATCCAAGCTGGTTTTTTGTTTCCATGAAACCACAAGGTTAGAAATAACAGCAGCGATAGCTCCAATAAATATACTTGATGAAATGCTTACAAAACCGGCACCTGGGGTAATGGCCACTAAACCAACTACTGCACCGATACAGAAACCTAAAACCGAAGGTTTTTTACCTCTTGCTACATCGAAGAACATCCACGATAAACCAGCAGCACCTGCAGCGGTATTTGTAGTTAAAAATGCCGAAACTGCTAAACTACCTGCGCTTAATGCAGAACCTGCGTTAAAACCGAACCAACCGAACCATAATAAACCTGTACCGATTAATACGTAAGGAATATTTGCAGGTGGAACTTCTTTATGCTCTAAGTGAGATTTTCTGCGTTTTAAAACCAATGCACCAGCTAAAGCGGCCATACCTGCAGAAATGTGAACTACGGTACCACCGGCAAAATCTAATACACCCATTTTAAATAAGAAACCTTGTGGGTGCCAGGTCCAGTGCGCCAATGGCGAATAAACGAAAATGGCGAACAATACAATAAATAAGATATAAGATGTAAAACGGATACGTTCTGCAACCGCACCTACCACTAAACCTGGGGTAATAATGGCAAACATTAACTGGAACACTGCAAATAAAGAAAGTGGAATAGTTAAATCAGCACCTCCCTGAAGGTGTGGAGCACCAGAATTTACACCTTTAAAGAACAAAAATGTTGATGGATTTCCGATAAAACCGCCAATGGTATCACCAAAAGCTAAACTAAAACCAACAACTGTCCATAAAACGGTAATTACTCCTGCGGCTACAACGCTTTTAATCATGGTAGACAATACATTTTTACGGTGAACCATTCCACCATAAAAGAATGCAAGGCCTGGAGTCATTAAAAATACAAGTGCTGCTGCGATTAAAATAAATGCAATATCAGGTGCACTGTATTTACCTTCGTCGAAATTTGGTAGAAGTGGAATAAATAGAGCGAAAATCGCGACGATCATCAAGATCGCGAAAGGCGCAAACTGTTTAAAGGAGAATTTACTCATAGTTTTTAGTTTAATTTGTTAGTATTATTTAAATAATGGGATTTTTGGTTATTTATTTTTATAAAAATACGACATAATGTATTTTTTACACTATTAAATTGGAATATTTTAACAAAAAACAGTAATTTTTATAAAACAACACAAAAATTAACCCCAAAAATAAAAATAACAAAAAAAACAGCCGATTTTAATGCAAGTTTTTAATAAAAACAAAACACCTTATTAAATACATTTTATACCATTTTACCTAAATTTTATAATAAATTACCTAAAAAAATATATAAAAACAGAAAAACCAGTGAAATTTCACTAGTTTTTCTATAATTTATAATAAAATTTAATTTTTCTATGAAAAATACTCAGAACCCTGAACAACTCCTCTTTTTTCTATTTCTTTATCCATATAGGTCTGAATTGCCGATTTATTAAGCCCCCAATTGGGCGCAATCAGTAAATCCCAGTCCGAAATCCCAAAAAGTCGCTGTATTACGATATCCGGACGCAAAAGCGGAATCAGTTCGCAGAGCAGATCCGTATATTCTTCTAAAGAGAACAGTTTAAAAGGTTCTTTTTTATATTTAGCCCCCATAATAGATCCTTCAACCACATGTAAGTGGTGAAATTTCACAAATTTAATCTGCGGGAAACGGTTAATTTCATGAATGTAGCCTCGCATCTGCTCACGGGTTTCCCAGGGGAAGCCAAAAATAGTATGCACACAAAGATCGAGCTTACTATCTTTTAAAAGTTCTACCGCAGCAACAAACTCTCCATGACTACACCCCCTGTTAATCTGATCGAGGGTTTCATCATATATCGATTCCATGCCCATTTCCAGGTCTACATCAAAGCGGTCGGTATAACTTTCCAATAAAGCTACCTTTTCTGCATCTATACAATCAGGGCGTGTACCCACAGCAAAACCAACAATATCTTCCGTATTAATCGATAAAGCTTCATCGTACATCATCTTTAAATAATGTACCGGCGCATAGGTATTGGTATTGGGCTGAAAATAGACAATGTACTTATCAGCTTTGTAAGAGGTTTTAGCCCTTAACATACCCTCTTCAAGCTGATCTTTAATATTCGGGTTTTTACGAGAAGGCTCTGGCGTAAAAGAATCTACATTGCAATAGGTACATCCGCCAAAACCTTTGCTGCCATCACGGTTGGGGCAGGTAAAACCACCATCCACAATTACTTTAAATACACGCTGCCCTTTATACTTTTCGCGCAGATGTGTACCGTAATTTTTATAACCTTTTATACCTGAATCTACTAGTGTTCCCATTTGTTCCAAAAATACGGTTTTTGTTTGAGACGTAAGATTGGAGAGGTGAGATTTGAGAGATTAGACATGAGATGTGAGATTGGGCGTACAATTAGGGTTTAGGGTTTAGGGTTTAGGGTTTAGGGTTTAGGGTTTAGGAGAAACAATCTGAAATAGAAGATATTCTTTTTTTAACCAAAAAAAGCTAAAGAGCATTTATTACCCATAAATAGTGCTTTCGTGTAAAATTTGTATCCAAAATCATGCTTAAATGTAATATAAAAGCTATAAAGTCGATTTTCGTGTAAAATTAACAAACTCCATTTCAGGCGTTTACTACGTTATTCTATATTTGACACATCCCGGAATATTTTTTATTGTTTAACTAAAATAAATCAATACGATGGGAAATTTCCATAACGCCAGTTCAAAAAAACCGAAATCAACCGGTAATATCAATCTGATCAATTACACCATCATTCCACATTGTTGGTTCTGATCTCATATCTTTTAAAACTTAATCGCTAATATACCTTTTAGTAAAATCGAACTTAATTTCCGGTTTTAACTTCAGACAGATAACCTGTCAATTCATTAACAAGTCTAAACCTATCAATCAATTTTAACTAACTAATTATTTACAACCATGAAAAAAGTATCAATGAAAAACGTATCAAAGAAAAAGTTGTTTTATTTCCTTGCCAGTATGGGCGCGGCATTAGTAATGACCAGCACCGGATGCAAAAAGAATGAAAAATCAATGGAAGCTCCCCAGCCCAATACAGTTGCTCAGGGAGATGTATCATTGAGCAATGTGATTAAAGACCTGAAAACGATCAGAGCACTTGGTTTTGATCCCATTAGCGCAAAAATAGTAGCAGGTGGATACATCGTTGAAGGTGATATTCGCCTCAGCAGAAAAGATCTTGATGCTTTTACTTCACAATCGGCACACCAGGAACAGTATGCCACCCAGTATAAAATAGCTACATCGGGCATTAGAACCATTAATGTGGCCCTAACCAATTCGGCTAATGCAGGCAATCTGAATACTGCTTTTGATAATACGGTAAAAGACCTGAATAACCTGAAATTGCCTTCGTTAAAATTTGTAAGGGTTACAGATGCAAGTAAAGCTGAGATTACCGTTGCCTTTAAAGATCTTGGAGGAAGCGACGAAAATGGCGTAACACTGGGACAGGACGGTTCGTTTGTAAACCCAAGCGGAAACCCTGGCAGCGACATTTCTTTAAACAGTAATCCTGCTGCGGGTATTGCAACAGCCAGCGTATCATTTCTTCAAAGTGTACTGGACCATGAATTTGGTCATGCAATTGGTTTGAGACATACCGATTATCGAGACAGATTATATGGACAATTAAAATCTGGCGGTGCAAATCCGACCGCAAGCGCGCAAGACGCCCAGCTTACCAGTTTAACAAAACAACTGGTTGATGCCCAATATGGTACCGGAACCTGGAATAGCCAATCGGCTTCATCAAAAGCTTCGTTAAAAGCACAGGTATTTGCTGCATATTTTGACGAAGGTGAAGGATCAAGCTCAGATTATTCTTTAGCTACGCATATTTATGGTACGCCGCTTACCCCTACTTATAGCAACAATACTTTTACCACTGCTACCGACCCTCTATCTATCATGATTTCGTATGCCAACAGCAGTAATCTTACTTTTAGCGCATACGATAGCATTGCATTATTGGGTTTATATGGTAATGCCAACCAAATAGCATTGATCAAAAGCTACCTTACTTCAACCGGAACGGTAACGGCTGCGGCTAATGCCAAGGGAATAACTACTGTAGCCCAGGTGGTAACAGCTGTTAAAGCAACAATCTAAAAACAAATACCCGGAGAAAAAGTAACATTTACGGCCTGTCAACCCCAGCTTAACAGCAAAAGATTGACAGGCCGTTTTTTCTTTAAATTTTAATAATCTTGCTTAATTTTTGAATCACCCTTACATTATTCTGGATATATATATCTGCATGTTTATTTCTTAACTAAATTTTAGCCGGTTCATTTTTTTTTCGAAACGTTCCTGAAAATCCTTTTTTGGCACTATATAGGTCAATATTGCTCTACATTATATTTAAATTGTTTATCGGCAATATCCCAACCATTTTCTTCACCTCTATTTTTGCTGACCGAACCTGGCAGATTTTCCCTTACCCTAGAAACAGGTATAATTAGTAGTGTAATAATCAGATAATTTTTCCATCAACAACGGGAATGTTATTTTCGTTTATAAAAAATTTCAGTTTCCCATTAAATTGAGATAATTTCTCCATATAACCTTTTTCCATACCTAAATTAATACAATTAAAACGGTAACCATCTTTAAATGTAATATGAAAAGCTACATCCTGGATTTTAATAAATGCAACATCGCTGGCCAGGTAATTCTTAATCAGTTGATTTTCTTTCGATAATATTGTTAAATGATCTCTATAAAGATTAAGATACCCATAATCCGTAAATTTCACAATCAATAACCAACCAAAAAGTCCCCACGGAATGAATAATATAATAAGCAAAGCAATGATCGACATTTTTGCAGGGTTTATACCGATGAGGCTATTTATAGAATCTTGAAAAACAAACGAGAGAACCACAGAAACTAAATAGCCTCCAAAGATCAGAAAAACCTATAAGAAGTGCCTTACCTAAAGAAACAGGCAACCTGAGTTTAATTGACGCGGTAAGATTATCCATAATTAATAAAAAACTAATATTAAATGATAAATAAGAACAATAAAAAAAGTAACAATATAAGTTTTATTGTTTTGATATCTAATAAAGGCTCCAATGAAAAGCAACAGGTTAAAAATCATTATAAAAAATAATATTAGCCGACCGATCTGTTTATGAAGAACATATTGCATTACCTCTACATTATAAGATAATTTACTGAATGGTTCTGACTCCAAACGTAAATATATATAAGATGATGAATTTGTACTTTTTTGCTCATTAAATACAGTATAAAAATAAGCTTTCCGATCTAGTTCGCTCTTTAGAATTGGATTTAACCAATAAATATCTTTCGAAATGGTTTCAGCTGGAGGGTTTTCATAAATTTCTTTAATTTTATTATTAATAAAAAGCCCAGCAATACCCGTATAAGTACCTTCAAGATAATTATCATATCCTTTGACCTTGTGTTTATATACTACAGCGGATCTTGCCCCACGACTTATTTTTTTTGATTCAACTAAAATTCCCTTATTAAGTACAAGATTTTTTTCCAAAGATGCTTTCTTGCTTATAATAAATATAAACAGAGCAATAGGAACAATAATGGATAGCGCTGCAAATATTTTATATTTCATCTTCTAATACAGATATAGCTTTTCTCGCTGCGAAACCTGCTTATTCATTACACTATAACCTAACTAAACCAATTAGTTTTTTCCAAAACGCCTCTGAAATTCCTCCTTTGGCATAATGTAGGTTAAGTATTGTTCTACATTATATATAAACTGGTTTTCAGTAATATCAACATTCCAACCGTCTTGGGCACCTCGATTCTTATTTATTGAATCTGGCAAATTTTCCCTAACTCTAAAAACCGGTATTGGATTTTCTTTTGTTCCATAGGTAGGATTTTTTAAATCATCTTTATTTATAGTCATTAAGGTCTCTTTACCTCTCAAAGAAGAAGGAAATGCTAAACCTTTATCTTCAGGGTAATTAAAAAACGTTATTTGTAAATACTTACCTACAGATACGTCTTTGAAAAAAATCTTATAAATACTCTGAGGCGGAGACATCAACGAGATTGTATATTGAGTATCCCGAAACTCTAATTTATCAGGAAACCGTATTTTAAATTCAACGCATTTTTCAATATAGTGTGGAATAGCGTTCTTTGAATTATTTTCCTTTTTTTTGAAGAGATAACTAATACCAAAAATAATTAGTGGAGATACTATCAAAACCCCAATGAGCCATCCGAAAGCTTGTTTACTCATTTGTTTTTTCAAACCGCTTTTTAAATTCCTCTTTTGGCATAATGTAGGTCAAATACTGCTCTACATTATATTTAAATTGTTTATCGGTAATATCAGCATTCCAACCATTTTCTTCACCTCTTTTAATACTAACCGAATCTGGAAGATTTTCCCGTACCTTAAAAACAGGAATTGGATTTTCTTTTGTTCCATAGTTAGGGCTATTTAAATCGTCTTTATTCACCGTTAACAAAGCAATTTTATCTCTCATAACAGCACGAAATGCCAGTCGCTTATCCATAGGAAAATTGAAAAACTTAATTACAAAGAATTTGTTCATAGAGGGGTCTCTAAAAGTTAAATTGTAGATTGATTCTTTAGGTGCCAAAAATGAAGTTGCATAACTGGCGGTTTTTAACTCTAAGGATCTAGGGATCAACAACCTATACTCATAACAAGATGATGCATATTTTGAAATAGCCAATTTGCCATCATTAAACTTATTTTTGAAAAAATAATTTATTCCATAAAGTATACATGGAAATACAACTAATACTCCGATGACCCAGCCCATCGCATTTGAAATTTGTTTATTCATTATTTTGGGTTTAATGCTACTACACCAATGTTATTATTGCTATCATTTTCGTATGCATTTTCGTATGCATCCATAGAGGCCTGAGCTTTTGATAGCTCATAACTATCCGATCCTCTATCAATCAAATAGTTTGCTATTGCCCCTGCAACACCCTTAGCTAAACCTTTCCAAAACTCAGGTCCTATAAATGCCGTTCTGGTACTCGGATACATCCTTGATAAACGCATTGCAGTTAGCTCAGCGGCTTCGGCTCCAGCTACATTCCCTTCTGCCCTTAATAGCGCAGCCTGTAAATTATGTTCTGCAATTTCTTGAGTAATCGCCTTATTCTCAATCGTTAATTTTACTCCACTTTCAACCATAGCTCCACCTACACCTAATGGTTGATTAACAAGCCCTTCTGTTTTTGCACTTTCCCCAACATCACTCCATCTCCATATCGGAAGATTTTTTTTTGCTGCTTCTTCCTTACTATTTTCGCCATCAATATAACCATAAACCGCAATAGGAGCTGCCACCAATAAACCTATAGGTGTAAAAGCTGTAGCAGCAGTAATTACACCAATTATTGCCTGAGATGTAAAGTGGGCGGCAATTTCAGCATTGTTATTGCTGGTAATTTCTTTTGCGGCAGCCATTGCAATGACCGGATCTATGATAATAGAAACCACTCCTCCTTTTGGGCAGTTCATCAATGATTGACTAAGTAAAGCTTGTTTTTTATCAATTTCGACCCCTCCATGCGACAACATCCACTTCCCCTCTAAAGTAGCATCACAATCGTGCGCTATCTTATACAAACCTGTTACCCCAGCACCAATACTCGTTGCCGCAGCCGCAAGCATTACCCCTGCTGCTACCAATGCTAACCCACCGGTTGCTACTGTTGCAACGGCAAGCGCAGCTATAGCAATTACTGCTGTTAAAATCTGCAGGCCTCCCCAAAATTTGCCTGCAACTTTACATGAAAAAGTATCACTGATTTTTTTATCATCGGTATTTAACAAGGGCGCTTTTTTGCTTGATAATATTACCGTGGAAACTCTCGTGATACCTATCTGAAGAGGTTTACCATTAGTCATATTGGTACAAATAACGTTAGCACCCTCATGTACATAAGAATAACTCATTCTATCCTCCTTAATTTATAGTCTACAACTACTTCGACATTATTTTTAACTTCTTCAGCTAAAAAAACGTCAGTCTCTTCAATCAATGACAAATCTGTATTGATAACTTGCCTTACCTGGTATTGAAAGTCATAACTAGAAAACTTATATCCAACAATGGGCTGAAATTTTTGATCGTATTGCTTTTTTATAGAGCTAATATCTATTTCTTTAAGGTCAATTTTACTTTGCTTTTTAATTTCGACAAACTCAGGTTTTTCAAAAACAATTTCTGAAGAAACGTGTAAAGGAACCGAAACGTCTTCAAAAAGCTGAGAATTGTAATTTAAAGTATAATCTTTATAAACTTCTGATAGATTCACTAAATACCGATCAAAAAAAAGATCAAAAAATAACTTCGTTTGTATATCATCAATGAGAAGTTTTTCATCTTTAAACTGCGCTTCTGCCAAATAAATAAATTTTTGAAGTTCAATCTCAGCATTACTTGATCTCAAAAAAGAATATCTCTCTTTTATATTGTTTTTAAAGCTTTCCCAATTTTTTAGCACTTCATTGTAGTTCAATATCTTGTTTATTTTCCCTGTCTCATTATCAACCTGTACAGTTATATTACATTTAATCAGATCCAGAGATGAAAACAAGTCCATTGCCTCAGAGAGATTAGAAGGATTTATCTGAATAATATTATCAAAAAGCAAAACCTCTACAACCAAATTCCCATTATCAATTTTATTTTTAACATGAAACTCGCGCTTTGTGGTTGCATGGTTAGTAATCACACTATTAAATTTAGTCGCAACAGTCTGCTCGCAACGATACTTCAAGAGAATGGGTTCTGTCTTTTCAGTATCAATTACCTTATCAATCTTTGTATCAATTTTATTTTCTACGTGGACAGGCTCATCCTCATCGAAAAATTTAAATCTGCTCATATATTAATTAATTTTAACTGGACTACCTGTTATTTTTTGTTCACCTCCTGAAGTTTGAGAAATAGTGGCATCCGAGCACACTACAATCGTTCCCTGCGATTCCAAATTATAAGTTTTACTACCTACGTTTACTGCAGTTGTTCCAACTGTACCAATATTCACCTTGGCACCTGGCATTTTACCCGCATTCGCATTAATCTCATCTGTACCCTGAATATTGATCACTTTCCCAATAATATCAATTGTTCCGTCTTTCTTCATGGTAATACTACTTAAACCCGTTTTAATTACGATCGTTTCTTCAGATTCTGCGGTAATTAACCCTGGGCCATTTTCTATTTTTACAAAATTGGCTG
Proteins encoded:
- a CDS encoding ribonuclease H-like YkuK family protein; translated protein: MTWKKFSGEVIQSSILEEVEKAIIRETENGFKLKVCIGTDSQVKGATTDFATVIVLLREHHGGFMYIHQEKSTQQVSIKERMLMEVQKSIETAYSICDLLDIYDVALEVHADINTSPSFKSNKALNDAMGYILSMGFIFKAKPEAFASSTCADKMVH
- a CDS encoding SRPBCC family protein codes for the protein MKTYRLEFTQKLPIDLDTAWDFFSSPLNLAEITPKDMTFDVTSPNMANTKMYPGLIITYKVSPLFGIKLSWVTEITHVKDKEYFIDEQRFGPFAFWHHQHHFEKIDGGVLMHDTLHYSIGWGPIGGIANAVIVNNKINEIFKFRYQKVEELFGKF
- a CDS encoding DUF4468 domain-containing protein — its product is MKYIILIFLVAFSIDISAQQKQFSKDDNGKFIYYKVVDSQLLSKDTLLQRAKSFVNVAYKKSMKAESITDTSILAKGTMVIDKTILVAGHPSGEISYSFVFEARNGKYRFWLTDLLYIPYQRDRYGNFVATTKIGTPLERNPGKLNAGAWKDVVNSAYNKIDKFADDFKKYVATNRVEKAKKKTETISTKKW
- a CDS encoding porin — its product is MKKLLTAIFAMASASCALAQETTTSPLEISGSVDTYFKYDFAKNPLNAKTSFVTDHNSVSLGMIDIALKKKTGKASFVGELSFGPRGQTQSIPDAAANNSSFNIQNLYVNYDFTDKFSMTAGYMGTFIGYEVISPVGNFNYSTSYLFTNGPFQNAGIKATYKFSDKVSLMAGLFNDWNLYSATRGVSAIGGQLMVAPVEGWTAYINALSGAGYGGYGTIIDLTTSYQITEKFKLGLNAANYDIKDSSVQGSYAGAALYPQYAVADAVTIGLRGEYFKAKAYGTTAATSTTAVTLTANVKSGGLTFIPEVRLDHNSDKPFFNKSGAIAPNAGQFSLAAVYAF
- a CDS encoding ammonium transporter, translating into MSKFSFKQFAPFAILMIVAIFALFIPLLPNFDEGKYSAPDIAFILIAAALVFLMTPGLAFFYGGMVHRKNVLSTMIKSVVAAGVITVLWTVVGFSLAFGDTIGGFIGNPSTFLFFKGVNSGAPHLQGGADLTIPLSLFAVFQLMFAIITPGLVVGAVAERIRFTSYILFIVLFAIFVYSPLAHWTWHPQGFLFKMGVLDFAGGTVVHISAGMAALAGALVLKRRKSHLEHKEVPPANIPYVLIGTGLLWFGWFGFNAGSALSAGSLAVSAFLTTNTAAGAAGLSWMFFDVARGKKPSVLGFCIGAVVGLVAITPGAGFVSISSSIFIGAIAAVISNLVVSWKQKTSLDDTLDVFPCHGVGGIVGMLLTGVFATKTVNAAGADGLFYGNPAFFITQLKGALIVIIFSFVVSFVIFKFVNLINPIRVSEEEEELGLDASQHDEKYSQGTLLVEERAIYIERNSPLTEPIS
- a CDS encoding TIGR01212 family radical SAM protein (This family includes YhcC from E. coli K-12, an uncharacterized radical SAM protein.); protein product: MGTLVDSGIKGYKNYGTHLREKYKGQRVFKVIVDGGFTCPNRDGSKGFGGCTYCNVDSFTPEPSRKNPNIKDQLEEGMLRAKTSYKADKYIVYFQPNTNTYAPVHYLKMMYDEALSINTEDIVGFAVGTRPDCIDAEKVALLESYTDRFDVDLEMGMESIYDETLDQINRGCSHGEFVAAVELLKDSKLDLCVHTIFGFPWETREQMRGYIHEINRFPQIKFVKFHHLHVVEGSIMGAKYKKEPFKLFSLEEYTDLLCELIPLLRPDIVIQRLFGISDWDLLIAPNWGLNKSAIQTYMDKEIEKRGVVQGSEYFS
- a CDS encoding M57 family metalloprotease, which translates into the protein MKKVSMKNVSKKKLFYFLASMGAALVMTSTGCKKNEKSMEAPQPNTVAQGDVSLSNVIKDLKTIRALGFDPISAKIVAGGYIVEGDIRLSRKDLDAFTSQSAHQEQYATQYKIATSGIRTINVALTNSANAGNLNTAFDNTVKDLNNLKLPSLKFVRVTDASKAEITVAFKDLGGSDENGVTLGQDGSFVNPSGNPGSDISLNSNPAAGIATASVSFLQSVLDHEFGHAIGLRHTDYRDRLYGQLKSGGANPTASAQDAQLTSLTKQLVDAQYGTGTWNSQSASSKASLKAQVFAAYFDEGEGSSSDYSLATHIYGTPLTPTYSNNTFTTATDPLSIMISYANSSNLTFSAYDSIALLGLYGNANQIALIKSYLTSTGTVTAAANAKGITTVAQVVTAVKATI